The following proteins are encoded in a genomic region of Mycobacterium kiyosense:
- the dhmA1 gene encoding haloalkane dehalogenase 1: MSPAAPEVFRTPDTRFDNLPGYDFAPNYLDVEGLRMHYLDEGPRDAAPIVCFHGEPSWAFLYRKMLPPLVAAGHRVIVPDLVGFGRSDKPTDRRWYSFDRHSAYVAKVLGSLGLQHVTVVVQDWGGPIGLRWAVENADRVDALMVMNTGLFTGSVSKGFMAWRDFAEKTPDLPVGFVVQSGTATELSDDVVAAYDAPFPTAESKAGAAQFPLLVPITEDAPGAAQMQAVTDELSRWNKPALVAFSDSDPVFPYPKSGQLFCDLILTAGEQVRVEGAAHFLQEDRGEQLADILLTRLAGVQSTNP, encoded by the coding sequence ATGAGCCCTGCCGCCCCAGAGGTTTTCCGCACACCCGACACTCGCTTCGACAATCTGCCGGGGTACGACTTCGCGCCGAACTACCTCGACGTCGAAGGGTTGCGCATGCACTACCTCGACGAGGGACCTCGTGACGCGGCGCCCATCGTCTGCTTTCACGGCGAGCCGAGCTGGGCTTTTCTGTACCGCAAGATGCTGCCGCCGCTCGTCGCGGCCGGGCACCGGGTGATCGTCCCTGACCTCGTCGGGTTCGGGCGCTCGGACAAGCCGACCGACCGCCGTTGGTATTCGTTCGATCGGCACAGCGCGTACGTGGCCAAAGTTCTTGGCTCCCTTGGTCTGCAGCACGTGACAGTGGTGGTACAGGACTGGGGTGGTCCGATCGGGCTGCGCTGGGCGGTGGAAAATGCCGATCGCGTGGACGCGCTGATGGTGATGAACACCGGGCTGTTCACCGGCAGCGTCTCCAAAGGCTTCATGGCCTGGCGCGACTTCGCCGAAAAGACACCCGATCTGCCGGTGGGGTTCGTCGTGCAGAGCGGGACCGCCACCGAACTGTCAGACGATGTCGTCGCCGCCTACGACGCGCCTTTCCCCACCGCCGAATCCAAGGCGGGCGCCGCCCAATTCCCGCTGCTGGTCCCGATCACCGAGGATGCGCCCGGTGCCGCGCAGATGCAGGCCGTCACCGACGAACTGTCCCGGTGGAACAAGCCGGCGCTGGTTGCCTTCTCCGACAGCGATCCGGTGTTCCCGTATCCCAAGTCGGGACAATTGTTCTGCGATCTGATCCTCACCGCCGGCGAGCAGGTGCGGGTCGAGGGCGCGGCCCACTTCCTGCAAGAAGATCGAGGTGAGCAACTTGCCGACATCCTGCTCACGCGGCTCGCGGGAGTCCAATCCACCAATCCTTGA
- a CDS encoding putative twin-arginine translocation pathway produces the protein MRPITRRAALKSALRYSAVPVALGLGTFAATGGAPKASAANGQLIDFAERRVPPEEIKAAGYDGVVNYVSTERPGAHFEAKPITRAYADSLRAAGLHIVSNFQYGKPGWPDSPSDYTRGYDGGVADAQTAQSLHAAAGGPPSAPIFFSVDEDIDADTWNSVALPWFRGINSVLGVGRSGIYGSYQVCGWAIRDGVIGNSSTPGHRWAWQTIGWSHGQREPAAVLYQRVLDGPVMGGIRVDVDDILASDYGQWDLNR, from the coding sequence ATGCGCCCGATCACCCGGCGGGCAGCCCTGAAATCCGCCCTGCGATATTCCGCCGTTCCGGTCGCGCTGGGCCTGGGGACGTTCGCGGCGACGGGCGGCGCCCCGAAGGCGTCGGCCGCCAACGGCCAGCTGATCGATTTCGCAGAGCGCAGGGTCCCGCCCGAGGAGATCAAAGCGGCCGGATATGACGGCGTGGTGAATTACGTATCCACTGAGCGTCCGGGCGCACACTTCGAGGCGAAGCCCATTACCCGCGCGTACGCCGACTCACTGCGGGCCGCCGGTCTGCACATCGTCAGTAACTTCCAGTACGGCAAGCCGGGCTGGCCTGACTCGCCCTCGGATTACACCCGCGGGTACGACGGCGGTGTCGCCGACGCGCAGACCGCGCAAAGTCTGCACGCTGCCGCCGGTGGGCCGCCGTCCGCGCCCATCTTCTTCAGCGTCGACGAGGACATTGACGCCGATACCTGGAATTCTGTTGCGCTGCCGTGGTTTCGAGGCATCAACTCGGTTTTGGGGGTCGGCCGCTCCGGTATCTACGGGAGCTACCAGGTGTGCGGGTGGGCGATCAGAGACGGCGTCATCGGCAACTCGTCCACCCCGGGCCACCGCTGGGCATGGCAGACGATCGGCTGGTCACACGGGCAGCGCGAACCCGCCGCGGTGCTGTATCAACGAGTGCTGGACGGTCCGGTCATGGGCGGCATCCGGGTGGATGTGGACGACATCCTGGCGTCCGACTACGGGCAATGGGACTTGAATCGCTGA
- the katG2 gene encoding catalase-peroxidase 2, whose amino-acid sequence MSSETAENTASASESENPAIPSPKPKSHAPRTNRDWWPDQIDVSRLHPHSPQANPLGDDFDYAAEFAKLDVEALKADLVSVMTTSQDWWPADYGHYGGFFIRMSWHAAGTYRIFDGRGGGGQGLQRFAPLNSWPDNASLDKARRLLWPVKKKHGNKISWADLLVFAGNVALESMGFKTFGFGFGREDVWEPEEVLFGEEDEWLGTNKRYSGERDLAQPYGATTMGLIYVNPEGPEGKPDPVAAAHDIRETFGRMAMNDEETAALIVGGHSFGKTHGAGDATLVGPEPEAAPIEQQGLGWKSSYGTGVGKDAITSGLEVVWTPTPTKWDNSFLETLYGYEWELTKSPAGAWQYTAKDGAGAGTIPDPFGGPGRAPTMLVTDVSLREDPIYREITSRWLKNPDELSEAFAKAWYKLLHRDLGPITRYLGPWVAEPQLWQDPVPAVDHELVDENDVAALKSKVLDAGLSVPQLVKTAWSAAGSYRNTDKRGGANGARIRLEPQRSWEGNEPAELDKVLSALEQIQQDFNASAAGGKKISLADLIVLAGSAAVEKAAKDAGHEITVPFTPGRTDATQESTDVESFAVLEPRADGFRNYFRPGEKAALEQLLLERAYLLGVTGPELTVLLGGLRVLGANHGGSKHGVFTDRTGVLSNDFFVNLLDMGTEWKPSESAENVYEGRDRSTGDLKWTATANDLVFGSNSVLRALVEVYAQDDNHGKFVEDFVAAWVKVMNSDRFDIK is encoded by the coding sequence GTGTCATCCGAGACAGCCGAGAACACGGCCAGCGCCAGTGAGAGTGAAAATCCGGCGATCCCGTCGCCCAAACCGAAGTCGCATGCGCCGCGGACCAATCGGGACTGGTGGCCGGACCAGATCGACGTGTCGAGGTTGCATCCGCACTCTCCGCAGGCCAACCCGTTGGGCGACGACTTCGACTACGCCGCGGAGTTCGCCAAGCTCGACGTCGAAGCGCTCAAAGCCGACCTGGTGTCGGTGATGACCACCTCGCAGGACTGGTGGCCCGCCGACTACGGGCACTATGGCGGCTTTTTCATCCGGATGAGCTGGCACGCCGCTGGTACCTACCGGATTTTCGACGGGCGTGGCGGCGGCGGCCAGGGCCTGCAACGGTTCGCCCCGCTCAACAGCTGGCCGGACAACGCCAGCCTGGACAAGGCACGCAGGCTGCTGTGGCCGGTCAAGAAGAAGCACGGCAACAAGATCTCCTGGGCCGACCTGCTGGTGTTCGCCGGCAACGTGGCCCTGGAGTCGATGGGTTTCAAGACCTTCGGTTTCGGCTTCGGCCGCGAAGACGTGTGGGAGCCCGAGGAGGTCCTGTTCGGCGAAGAGGACGAGTGGTTGGGCACCAACAAGCGCTACTCCGGTGAGCGCGACCTCGCGCAGCCCTATGGCGCGACCACCATGGGCTTGATCTATGTCAATCCCGAAGGGCCCGAAGGCAAGCCGGACCCGGTGGCGGCAGCGCACGACATCCGCGAGACGTTCGGCCGGATGGCCATGAACGACGAGGAGACCGCAGCGCTCATCGTCGGGGGCCACAGCTTCGGCAAGACCCATGGCGCCGGCGATGCCACCCTCGTCGGGCCCGAGCCCGAGGCTGCCCCGATCGAGCAGCAGGGGCTGGGGTGGAAGAGTTCCTACGGCACCGGCGTGGGCAAGGACGCCATCACCAGCGGCCTGGAAGTGGTGTGGACACCTACCCCGACCAAGTGGGACAACAGTTTCCTGGAGACCTTGTACGGCTACGAATGGGAGCTGACGAAGAGTCCCGCGGGAGCCTGGCAGTACACCGCCAAGGACGGTGCCGGCGCGGGCACCATCCCGGATCCGTTCGGTGGGCCGGGCCGTGCCCCGACGATGCTGGTCACCGACGTGTCGCTGCGTGAGGACCCGATCTACCGCGAGATCACCTCGCGGTGGTTGAAGAACCCCGACGAGCTGTCGGAGGCTTTCGCCAAGGCGTGGTACAAGCTGTTGCACCGCGACCTGGGTCCGATCACGCGCTATCTGGGCCCGTGGGTCGCCGAACCGCAGCTCTGGCAGGACCCGGTTCCGGCCGTCGACCACGAACTGGTCGACGAGAACGACGTCGCCGCGCTGAAGAGCAAGGTGCTCGACGCCGGCCTGTCGGTTCCGCAACTGGTGAAAACGGCTTGGTCGGCGGCGGGAAGCTACCGCAACACCGACAAGCGCGGCGGAGCCAACGGCGCCCGGATTCGGCTGGAACCGCAGCGCAGTTGGGAGGGCAACGAGCCGGCTGAGCTGGACAAGGTGCTGTCCGCTCTGGAGCAGATTCAGCAGGACTTCAACGCCTCCGCCGCCGGCGGCAAGAAGATCTCGCTGGCCGATCTGATCGTGCTGGCTGGCTCCGCCGCGGTGGAGAAGGCGGCCAAGGACGCGGGCCACGAGATCACCGTGCCGTTCACGCCGGGCCGGACCGATGCCACGCAGGAGAGCACCGACGTGGAATCCTTCGCCGTGCTCGAACCGCGCGCCGACGGCTTCCGCAACTATTTCCGTCCCGGAGAGAAGGCCGCACTCGAGCAGTTGCTGCTGGAGCGGGCCTACTTGTTGGGCGTCACCGGGCCGGAACTGACGGTGCTGCTGGGCGGCTTGCGGGTCCTGGGCGCCAATCACGGCGGCAGCAAGCATGGTGTGTTCACCGACCGCACCGGCGTGTTGAGCAACGACTTCTTCGTCAACTTGCTCGACATGGGCACGGAGTGGAAGCCGTCGGAGTCCGCGGAGAACGTCTACGAGGGACGCGACCGCAGCACCGGCGACCTCAAGTGGACCGCGACGGCGAATGACCTGGTGTTCGGCTCCAACTCGGTGCTGCGCGCCCTCGTCGAGGTGTACGCACAGGACGACAACCACGGCAAGTTCGTCGAGGACTTCGTCGCGGCCTGGGTCAAGGTGATGAACAGCGACCGGTTCGACATCAAGTAG
- the PPE22_1 gene encoding PPE family protein: MVDYGLLPPEVNSGRIYTGPGAGPLLAAAAAWSGLSGDLLAAAAGHRSVITELTGGPWLGPASKALVSAVTPFIAWLESTGNEAAAAASQSYAAAAAYETAFASSVPPPVIAANRALLAALVATNFLGQNTPAIAATEALYAEFWAQDAAAMYNYAGSAAAATQLNELPEPAEVTNPAGVLDQANATVQSAGQAVQAQLNNVGSQVVPRIGEILQTLSSPLNGQGTAIDQWIVANTPLDDIVPLYSKYISPYINSVAAFETATLAFSNDAAGIPAIINVVGGIIPAAEAAKGAAQAAGAAAAGAATKVGSVAAGLGRAVPLGGLSVPASWTTLSGATGPAGVASVSNSTALPAAVETVAATGNTPVAPPFGRFINAGNGRKTPSYGFRLTFMTRPPAAG; the protein is encoded by the coding sequence ATGGTCGATTACGGCCTGCTGCCGCCCGAGGTCAATTCCGGGCGCATCTACACCGGTCCGGGGGCCGGTCCGTTGCTGGCCGCAGCAGCGGCGTGGAGTGGGCTGTCCGGCGATCTGCTTGCCGCGGCGGCCGGACATCGGTCGGTGATCACCGAGTTGACGGGGGGCCCCTGGCTCGGGCCGGCCTCCAAGGCGCTGGTCTCTGCGGTGACTCCGTTCATCGCCTGGCTGGAAAGCACCGGGAACGAGGCCGCTGCGGCCGCCAGTCAGTCCTACGCGGCCGCGGCCGCCTACGAGACGGCCTTTGCCAGCAGTGTGCCGCCACCGGTGATCGCGGCTAACCGGGCACTGCTGGCGGCGCTGGTCGCGACCAACTTCCTGGGGCAGAACACTCCCGCGATCGCCGCGACCGAGGCCCTCTATGCCGAATTCTGGGCCCAGGACGCGGCCGCCATGTACAACTACGCCGGCAGCGCGGCGGCCGCCACCCAACTCAACGAGTTGCCCGAACCGGCCGAGGTCACCAACCCCGCCGGAGTGCTGGACCAAGCCAACGCGACGGTGCAGAGCGCGGGTCAGGCGGTACAGGCGCAACTCAACAACGTGGGCTCGCAGGTGGTCCCCCGCATCGGCGAAATACTGCAGACGCTGTCCTCGCCGCTCAACGGTCAGGGCACCGCGATCGACCAGTGGATTGTGGCCAACACCCCGCTCGACGACATCGTCCCGCTCTACTCCAAATACATTTCCCCGTACATCAACTCGGTCGCCGCCTTCGAAACCGCGACGCTGGCCTTCTCCAATGACGCCGCCGGCATCCCGGCCATCATCAACGTCGTCGGCGGTATCATTCCGGCGGCAGAGGCGGCAAAGGGTGCGGCTCAGGCCGCGGGGGCGGCTGCGGCCGGCGCCGCGACCAAGGTCGGCAGCGTGGCAGCCGGCCTGGGCAGGGCCGTTCCACTCGGCGGACTGTCGGTGCCGGCGAGCTGGACCACCTTGTCCGGTGCGACCGGTCCCGCGGGAGTGGCGTCGGTATCCAACAGCACTGCGCTGCCGGCCGCCGTCGAAACCGTTGCCGCGACCGGCAACACCCCGGTCGCCCCACCGTTCGGCCGGTTCATCAACGCGGGTAATGGGCGCAAGACGCCGTCCTACGGTTTCCGGCTCACCTTTATGACGAGGCCGCCGGCGGCCGGCTGA
- a CDS encoding NADP-dependent oxidoreductase, translated as MADRNRRFLLHERPTGRIGPNTFKLSEEPIPDIGPGQALVRVDWISLDPTNRMWITDVPTYLPPVGIGEVMRAGGIGEVIASNNPNYPVGKTVQGLVGWQEYVVASDAMPLMPVDVADGVSPSAYMGALGMTGLTAWIGIRDIGKPKPGETVVVSAAAGAVGSVAGQLAKADGARVVGIAGGPDKCALLTDQLGFDAAVDHKADDWHAQLVAATPNGIDVDFENVGGVIMDAIFARLNIGARVALCGLISGYNEADPPPGPRAFGNLLIQRATVQGFIVLDHFGRTPEAISEISGLIAEGRLTPLETVVEGFDQLPTAINMLFDGKNVGKLMVKITD; from the coding sequence ATGGCCGATCGGAACCGACGCTTCCTCCTCCACGAACGCCCCACCGGGCGGATCGGCCCGAATACCTTCAAGCTCAGTGAAGAACCGATTCCCGACATCGGTCCGGGCCAGGCGCTGGTCCGTGTCGACTGGATTTCGCTGGACCCGACGAATCGCATGTGGATCACCGACGTGCCGACCTACCTGCCCCCGGTGGGAATCGGTGAGGTCATGCGTGCCGGCGGTATCGGCGAGGTCATCGCCTCGAACAATCCGAACTACCCGGTGGGCAAGACCGTGCAGGGGCTGGTGGGCTGGCAAGAGTACGTCGTCGCCTCCGACGCGATGCCGTTGATGCCGGTCGACGTCGCCGATGGTGTGTCGCCGAGTGCCTACATGGGCGCGCTCGGAATGACCGGGCTTACGGCGTGGATCGGTATCCGTGACATCGGAAAGCCGAAGCCGGGCGAGACGGTGGTGGTATCGGCCGCTGCCGGAGCGGTCGGCTCGGTGGCCGGCCAGCTCGCCAAGGCCGACGGCGCCCGGGTGGTCGGGATCGCCGGTGGGCCGGATAAGTGCGCGCTGCTGACCGACCAGCTCGGATTCGACGCCGCCGTCGACCACAAGGCCGACGATTGGCACGCCCAACTGGTCGCGGCGACACCCAACGGCATCGACGTCGACTTCGAAAACGTCGGCGGCGTCATCATGGACGCCATCTTCGCGCGACTGAATATCGGAGCGCGGGTGGCGCTGTGCGGGCTGATCTCGGGGTACAACGAGGCCGACCCGCCACCGGGGCCGCGCGCCTTCGGCAACCTGCTCATCCAGCGCGCGACCGTACAGGGCTTCATCGTGTTGGACCACTTCGGCCGTACCCCCGAGGCGATCAGCGAGATCTCCGGATTGATCGCGGAGGGCAGACTTACCCCGTTGGAGACCGTCGTCGAAGGCTTCGATCAACTACCTACGGCGATCAACATGCTGTTCGACGGCAAGAACGTCGGCAAGCTGATGGTGAAGATCACCGACTAG
- the PE19_1 gene encoding PE family protein codes for MSFVRTYPEHLAAAASNLQSLGAALNVGSAAAAGPITGVVPAAVDEVSILTAAQFATHGQRFQELSAQAARIQATLAATLATSGGSYAATEAANAASAG; via the coding sequence ATGTCTTTCGTGCGGACTTATCCGGAACACTTGGCGGCCGCCGCCAGCAACCTGCAGTCGCTGGGCGCGGCACTGAACGTCGGGAGTGCTGCCGCGGCGGGTCCGATCACCGGCGTGGTGCCGGCCGCCGTCGACGAGGTGTCCATCCTGACCGCGGCGCAGTTCGCCACGCACGGTCAGCGGTTCCAGGAGTTGAGCGCCCAGGCCGCCAGGATCCAGGCGACGCTGGCCGCGACCCTGGCCACCAGTGGTGGTTCGTACGCCGCGACCGAGGCGGCCAACGCCGCCTCGGCGGGCTGA
- the PPE19_1 gene encoding putative PPE family protein PPE19 has protein sequence MVDYGLLPPEVNSARIYAGPGAASLVTAATAWSNLAADFQAAATGHRSVIEALTTGQWLGPASAQLVSAVSPFITWLSNSADQAAEAASQAGAAASAYEQAFAASVPPALIAANRAEVAQLTAANILGQYSSAISALEAQYAEFWAQDSQAMYTYASSSAQATRVSELSAPAEVAQPAGLVDQALAVFKAEGQAVQTQLNNAGAQIVPRFSDVIKTLSAPLNGQGTAIDQWIVANTPFDDIVPLYSKYLSPYVNSLAAMLQVTQSFGQNSSGISALANLAKPAASAAKAAEGAASAAGAAASGAGQAAAGAAANLGGVAAGLGKAIPIGGLSAPAGWVPWHATTSPGVASAIPAAAEANSFPMAPPFGQFVNGGYGRNQPTYGFKPSVMAKPPAAG, from the coding sequence GTGGTGGATTACGGGTTGTTGCCGCCTGAAGTGAACTCAGCGCGGATCTACGCCGGGCCGGGTGCGGCCTCGTTGGTGACGGCGGCCACGGCGTGGAGCAATTTGGCGGCCGATTTTCAGGCCGCGGCGACGGGGCATCGTTCGGTGATCGAGGCGTTGACGACGGGGCAGTGGCTGGGTCCGGCCTCAGCCCAGTTGGTCTCGGCGGTCTCGCCGTTTATCACCTGGTTGTCCAACAGTGCCGACCAGGCCGCGGAGGCGGCGAGTCAGGCGGGTGCGGCGGCCAGTGCGTACGAGCAGGCGTTCGCGGCCAGTGTGCCACCGGCGTTGATCGCGGCTAATCGGGCGGAGGTGGCTCAGCTCACCGCGGCCAACATCCTGGGGCAGTACAGTTCGGCGATCTCGGCGCTCGAGGCGCAGTACGCGGAGTTCTGGGCCCAGGATTCGCAGGCCATGTACACCTATGCGAGCAGTTCCGCGCAGGCGACGCGGGTCTCGGAGCTGTCGGCCCCCGCGGAGGTGGCCCAACCCGCCGGGTTGGTCGACCAGGCGCTGGCAGTGTTCAAGGCCGAGGGGCAGGCGGTACAGACCCAGCTCAACAACGCGGGCGCGCAGATCGTGCCGCGGTTCAGCGACGTCATCAAGACGCTGTCCGCGCCGCTCAACGGCCAGGGCACCGCGATCGACCAGTGGATCGTGGCCAATACGCCGTTCGACGACATCGTCCCGCTGTACAGCAAGTACCTGTCGCCTTACGTGAACTCGCTCGCGGCCATGTTGCAGGTGACGCAATCCTTCGGACAGAACAGCAGTGGTATATCCGCGCTCGCCAACCTGGCCAAGCCGGCCGCGTCGGCGGCAAAGGCGGCGGAGGGTGCGGCGTCGGCGGCCGGTGCGGCGGCATCCGGTGCCGGGCAGGCCGCTGCCGGTGCGGCGGCCAACCTCGGCGGTGTGGCGGCGGGTCTGGGCAAGGCCATTCCGATCGGCGGGTTGTCCGCCCCGGCTGGCTGGGTGCCGTGGCACGCCACCACCAGCCCGGGCGTGGCTTCGGCGATTCCGGCTGCGGCCGAAGCCAACAGTTTCCCGATGGCACCCCCGTTCGGGCAGTTCGTCAACGGCGGTTACGGCCGTAATCAGCCGACGTACGGATTCAAGCCCTCGGTCATGGCCAAGCCGCCGGCCGCCGGGTAA
- a CDS encoding TetR family transcriptional regulator, with the protein MPRTSDARDRIVRTAARLFLQRSYHDVGVEELCAAANVRKGSFYHYFSSKSDVAKAVVDLHMQVFQTRLAGPPSATPAQRLSGVPEAIGDIQSALRGQFGRFVGCPFGNLAAELSTTDEEVRSHLAMRLADLERGLAQICRDAAAADMLRDDVDPDRLAHALLAHYQGLILLAKLHGSTVADLAPALHEFLDGHLAPQS; encoded by the coding sequence ATGCCCCGAACCTCGGATGCGCGCGATCGGATCGTGCGGACCGCGGCCCGGCTGTTCCTGCAACGCAGCTATCACGACGTCGGCGTCGAGGAACTGTGCGCCGCGGCCAATGTCCGCAAAGGCAGCTTCTATCACTACTTTTCGTCGAAGTCCGACGTAGCGAAAGCGGTCGTCGACCTACATATGCAGGTCTTCCAAACACGGCTGGCCGGCCCGCCGAGCGCGACACCGGCGCAGCGGCTGTCGGGGGTCCCCGAGGCGATCGGCGATATCCAGTCGGCGCTGCGCGGGCAGTTCGGCCGGTTTGTCGGCTGCCCGTTCGGAAACCTGGCTGCCGAACTGTCGACTACGGACGAGGAAGTGCGCTCGCATCTGGCCATGCGATTGGCCGACCTGGAACGCGGCCTGGCGCAGATTTGCCGCGACGCCGCGGCAGCCGACATGCTGCGCGACGACGTCGACCCCGATCGCCTGGCGCATGCACTACTCGCGCACTACCAGGGCCTGATCCTGCTCGCCAAGTTGCACGGTTCAACCGTTGCCGACCTGGCGCCCGCGCTGCACGAGTTCCTCGACGGGCACCTGGCCCCGCAAAGCTAG
- the cut2 gene encoding cutinase, which produces MPALNVRKSVDLGFAVIASVVASWCAAVLLPAGTPGAPPPAGAANCPDVEVVFARGRLESPGTGVLGNAFINSLSSKVGGRSMGTYAVKYPADTEIDVGANDMSRHIQYMVNSCPNTRLVLGGYSLGAAVTDVVLAVPMSAFGFDSPLPEGTDQHIAAVALFGNGSQWVGPITNFNPIYNDRTIELCHGADPICNPADPNTWKENWPQHLASAYVKDGMANQAADFVAGKL; this is translated from the coding sequence GTGCCCGCTCTGAACGTCCGCAAATCGGTTGATCTCGGCTTCGCGGTGATCGCTTCCGTGGTCGCGTCGTGGTGTGCCGCCGTGTTGCTACCCGCCGGAACGCCCGGTGCGCCGCCCCCGGCCGGCGCGGCGAACTGTCCGGATGTAGAGGTCGTCTTTGCCCGCGGTCGGCTGGAATCGCCGGGGACCGGGGTGCTGGGCAATGCGTTCATCAATTCATTGAGCTCGAAGGTCGGTGGCCGCAGCATGGGCACCTACGCCGTCAAGTACCCCGCCGACACCGAGATCGACGTCGGTGCCAACGACATGAGCCGTCACATCCAGTACATGGTCAATAGCTGCCCCAACACCCGTCTGGTCCTCGGCGGGTATTCGCTGGGCGCCGCGGTCACCGATGTGGTGCTCGCGGTGCCGATGAGCGCGTTCGGATTCGACAGTCCACTGCCCGAAGGCACCGACCAGCACATCGCCGCGGTCGCCTTGTTCGGTAACGGCAGTCAGTGGGTGGGGCCGATCACGAACTTCAACCCGATCTACAACGACCGGACCATCGAGTTGTGCCACGGTGCTGATCCGATCTGCAATCCCGCCGATCCCAACACCTGGAAAGAGAACTGGCCGCAACACTTGGCCAGCGCTTATGTGAAGGACGGAATGGCCAATCAGGCCGCCGACTTCGTCGCGGGCAAGCTGTAG
- a CDS encoding putative beta-1,3-glucanase: MLLMTGLLTGSAALAALPSREAPVAQAAPNGASGSYIFHDEFDGPAGSAPDPAKWTVSKAREAIKDPTYWELPEHVGQYRDDRRNVFLDGNSNLVIKAAKDGDTYYGGKVFSPWQGGIGHTWEARIKFDCLTPGAWPAFWLSSDAQGEIDIVEWYGNGKWPSATTVHAKANGSEWQTHNIALDSAWHTWRVQWDDAGMRFWQDYTDGAQPYFTVAAHSLPDWPFNNPGYQVFPILNLAVAGSGGGDPGPGTYPAQMLVDYVRVW, translated from the coding sequence ATGCTGCTGATGACGGGCCTTCTGACCGGCTCCGCAGCGCTGGCAGCCCTGCCCTCCCGCGAGGCTCCGGTGGCGCAGGCCGCGCCCAATGGGGCGTCGGGTTCCTACATCTTTCACGACGAGTTCGACGGCCCGGCCGGGTCCGCGCCGGACCCGGCGAAGTGGACCGTGTCGAAAGCCCGCGAAGCGATCAAGGATCCCACGTATTGGGAATTGCCGGAGCATGTCGGGCAATATCGCGACGATCGGCGAAATGTCTTCCTCGACGGCAACTCGAACCTGGTGATCAAAGCGGCCAAGGACGGCGACACCTACTACGGCGGCAAGGTCTTCAGTCCGTGGCAGGGCGGTATCGGCCACACCTGGGAAGCCCGCATCAAATTCGACTGCCTCACTCCGGGCGCCTGGCCGGCGTTCTGGCTGTCCAGCGACGCGCAAGGCGAGATCGACATCGTGGAGTGGTACGGCAACGGTAAGTGGCCGTCGGCGACCACTGTGCATGCCAAAGCCAACGGTTCGGAATGGCAGACTCACAACATCGCGCTGGACAGCGCCTGGCACACCTGGCGAGTTCAGTGGGATGACGCCGGAATGCGGTTCTGGCAGGACTACACCGACGGTGCCCAGCCGTATTTCACCGTCGCGGCCCACTCGCTGCCGGACTGGCCCTTCAACAACCCCGGTTATCAGGTGTTTCCGATCCTCAACCTCGCCGTCGCCGGTTCGGGCGGTGGCGATCCCGGACCGGGCACCTATCCGGCGCAGATGCTGGTCGACTACGTACGGGTCTGGTAG